A window of Deltaproteobacteria bacterium contains these coding sequences:
- the mqnC gene encoding dehypoxanthine futalosine cyclase: MRWNEVLDTVLSGRPVSVADGARLLREAPLFELGRAADAVRRRLHPEPVVTYIVDRNINYTNVCACGCSFCAFYRAADAPDAYVLSEEELSAKIVDTIAAGGVRVLLQGGLHPDWGIDEAVRLVRAVKRHPILLHGFSPPEISHFAHRSGISIGEAIARLREAGLDSIPGGGAEILDDEVRRRVSPRKIGWEQWAAVMREAHRQGLRTSATMMFGSVETPEAIVAHLLRIRALQEETGGFTAFIPWTFQAGNTELSRDPRFGEAAAGGFGHAVGYLRVLALSRIALPGIPTVQVSWVTMGAKVAQIGLFFGADDFGSTMMEENVVASAGVSFRMSEEEIAATIRDAGFRPARRGGGHS, encoded by the coding sequence ATACGGTGTTGTCGGGAAGGCCCGTATCGGTCGCGGACGGGGCGCGGCTGCTGCGGGAGGCGCCGCTGTTCGAGCTGGGGCGCGCGGCCGACGCGGTCCGCCGCCGGCTGCACCCGGAGCCCGTGGTCACCTACATCGTCGACCGGAACATCAACTACACGAACGTGTGCGCGTGCGGCTGCTCCTTCTGCGCCTTCTACCGGGCGGCGGACGCCCCCGACGCGTACGTCCTTTCCGAGGAGGAGCTCTCCGCCAAGATCGTCGACACGATCGCGGCGGGCGGGGTCCGGGTGCTGCTCCAGGGCGGCCTCCACCCCGACTGGGGGATCGACGAGGCGGTCCGGCTGGTCCGGGCGGTCAAGCGTCACCCGATCCTGCTGCACGGATTCTCCCCGCCGGAGATCTCCCACTTCGCGCACCGGTCGGGGATTTCGATCGGCGAGGCGATCGCGCGGCTGCGGGAGGCGGGACTCGACTCGATTCCCGGCGGCGGGGCGGAGATCCTCGACGACGAGGTGCGTCGAAGGGTGAGCCCGCGGAAGATCGGCTGGGAGCAGTGGGCCGCGGTGATGCGGGAAGCGCACCGCCAGGGGCTTCGAACCTCGGCCACCATGATGTTCGGGAGCGTGGAAACCCCCGAGGCGATCGTCGCCCACCTGCTCCGCATCCGGGCGCTGCAGGAGGAGACGGGCGGCTTCACTGCCTTCATCCCCTGGACGTTCCAGGCGGGGAACACCGAGCTGTCGCGCGACCCGCGCTTCGGGGAGGCGGCCGCGGGAGGGTTCGGGCACGCGGTCGGTTACCTCCGGGTCCTGGCGCTGTCGCGGATCGCGCTGCCCGGCATCCCCACGGTGCAGGTTTCCTGGGTGACCATGGGCGCCAAGGTGGCGCAGATCGGGCTCTTCTTCGGCGCGGACGACTTCGGCAGCACGATGATGGAGGAGAACGTGGTCGCCTCCGCGGGCGTCTCCTTCCGGATGTCGGAGGAGGAGATCGCGGCGACGATCCGGGATGCGGGCTTTCGGCCCGCCCGCCGCGGCGGGGGACACTCCTGA